One Aegilops tauschii subsp. strangulata cultivar AL8/78 chromosome 7, Aet v6.0, whole genome shotgun sequence genomic window carries:
- the LOC109747032 gene encoding uncharacterized protein isoform X1 — protein sequence MVRCVDCEVYCRNRLYWARIIGFVVCLCLVFLYICQGPPALKVNSLSGKVSSLHVPDKVSSASLGRGPLNVVIVYAFDCTNWTSAWYTVDGIFWMVQEKLTYFAGSCLGYIYVISTPNTYTLDMKVVDPTETKETGYTKFAWHRMTCTKNMASGLAEAHKMISSCGHHNSIILFFSDGLVNKGDFFDGTQNFVSKVPVHTFTLAGDAYNHVLHSIVANSPGGKFHATAVPERPNLSSPFSKLLDSLLGATPKDDEKPPGTVSGREPLDVVIISAFDSTNSTPAWYTVDNEIFWLVQEKLTHFANSCMGYIYVMSTPNMYTSDMKVVDPADTKETGYRKFDWRRLKCTKNMASGLAEAHKMISSRGYHDGVILFFSDGLIN from the exons ATGGTTAGGTGTGTCGATTGCGAAGTTTACTGCAGAAACAGACTATATTGGGCGAGAATAATAGGATTTGTAGTGTGCCTATGTCTTGTATTCTTGTATATATGCCAGGGTCCCCCTGCCCTCAAGGTGAATTCCTTGAGTGGTAAGGTCAGCTCCCTCCATGTTCCAGACAAGGTTTCCTCTGCCAGTCTAG GAAGGGGGCCACTGAACGTGGTGATTGTGTATGCCTTTGATTGCACTAACTGGACCTCTGCCTGGTACACAGTGGATGGGATCTTTTGGAtggtgcaagagaagctcacctACTTCGCTGGAAGCTGCCTGGGTTACATCTATGTCATATCGACCCCAAACACGTACACGTTGGACATGAAAGTAGTTGACCCTACTGAGACAAAGGAAACTGGCTACACAAAATTTGCCTGGCACAGGATGACTTGCACGAAAAACATGGCATCAGGCCTCGCCGAGGCGCATAAAATGATCAGCAGCTGCGGGCACCACAACAGCATCATCTTGTTCTTCTCCGATGGATTGGTAAACAAGGGAGACTTCTTTGATGGAACCCAGAACTTTGTTTCCAAAGTGCCCGTCCACACATTTACGCTCGCCGGGGACGCATATAACCAT GTTCTCCACTCCATTGTGGCAAATTCTCCGGGTGGGAAGTTTCATGCCACCGCTGTTCCAGAAAGGCCAAATCTATCATCACCCTTCTCGAAACTACTCGATAGCCTCCTTGGTGCCACCCCAAAGGACGATGAGAAGCCTCCTGGTACCGTTTCAG GAAGGGAACCTCTAGACGTGGTGATTATTTCTGCCTTTGACAGCACTAACTCGACCCCTGCCTGGTACACGGTGGATAATGAGATATTTTGGTtggtgcaagagaagctcacccACTTCGCTAACAGCTGCATGGGTTACATCTACGTCATGTCGACCCCTAACATGTACACGTCAGACATGAAAGTAGTTGACCCAGCTGACACAAAGGAAACTGGCTACAGGAAATTCGATTGGCGTAGGTTGAAATGCACTAAAAACATGGCATCAGGCCTTGCCGAGGCACATAAAATGATCAGCAGTCGCGGTTATCACGACGGCGTCATCTTGTTCTTCTCTGATGGGTTGATAAACTAG
- the LOC109747032 gene encoding uncharacterized protein isoform X2 translates to MVQEKLTYFAGSCLGYIYVISTPNTYTLDMKVVDPTETKETGYTKFAWHRMTCTKNMASGLAEAHKMISSCGHHNSIILFFSDGLVNKGDFFDGTQNFVSKVPVHTFTLAGDAYNHVLHSIVANSPGGKFHATAVPERPNLSSPFSKLLDSLLGATPKDDEKPPGTVSGREPLDVVIISAFDSTNSTPAWYTVDNEIFWLVQEKLTHFANSCMGYIYVMSTPNMYTSDMKVVDPADTKETGYRKFDWRRLKCTKNMASGLAEAHKMISSRGYHDGVILFFSDGLIN, encoded by the exons AtggtgcaagagaagctcacctACTTCGCTGGAAGCTGCCTGGGTTACATCTATGTCATATCGACCCCAAACACGTACACGTTGGACATGAAAGTAGTTGACCCTACTGAGACAAAGGAAACTGGCTACACAAAATTTGCCTGGCACAGGATGACTTGCACGAAAAACATGGCATCAGGCCTCGCCGAGGCGCATAAAATGATCAGCAGCTGCGGGCACCACAACAGCATCATCTTGTTCTTCTCCGATGGATTGGTAAACAAGGGAGACTTCTTTGATGGAACCCAGAACTTTGTTTCCAAAGTGCCCGTCCACACATTTACGCTCGCCGGGGACGCATATAACCAT GTTCTCCACTCCATTGTGGCAAATTCTCCGGGTGGGAAGTTTCATGCCACCGCTGTTCCAGAAAGGCCAAATCTATCATCACCCTTCTCGAAACTACTCGATAGCCTCCTTGGTGCCACCCCAAAGGACGATGAGAAGCCTCCTGGTACCGTTTCAG GAAGGGAACCTCTAGACGTGGTGATTATTTCTGCCTTTGACAGCACTAACTCGACCCCTGCCTGGTACACGGTGGATAATGAGATATTTTGGTtggtgcaagagaagctcacccACTTCGCTAACAGCTGCATGGGTTACATCTACGTCATGTCGACCCCTAACATGTACACGTCAGACATGAAAGTAGTTGACCCAGCTGACACAAAGGAAACTGGCTACAGGAAATTCGATTGGCGTAGGTTGAAATGCACTAAAAACATGGCATCAGGCCTTGCCGAGGCACATAAAATGATCAGCAGTCGCGGTTATCACGACGGCGTCATCTTGTTCTTCTCTGATGGGTTGATAAACTAG